The sequence CGCGATGCGCAGGAAGATGCCAAGCAGGAGATCCAAACCACCTTGGAGCAATTTGGGAAAGTGGTCTCTTACGAAGGGGGAGACCTGGAAGATACGTACAAGAAACTGAGTGGCGAACTGGAGACGAGCGAAGACAGTGCGGAGGCGGTCAACAAGCGGATCCAAGATGTCGAAAGCGTCGCCGACGCACTCTTCTCGGAATGGGAACAAGAACTCGGCCAGTACTCCAGCGTCGACCTGCGGCGGAAGAGCCAAGCCAAACTCACTCAGACCAAAAGCCGCTACAAGGACATGCTCGCGGCCATGAAACGGGCCGAACAGCGAATCGAACCGGTGCTCAAACCGCTGCGCGACCAGGTACTCTACCTCAAACATAATTTGAATGCCCGAGCGCTGGCCGCCATCAAGGGCGAACTGGTCAAAGTCGATGCGCAGGTCGATCAGCTGGTCAAGGATATGAACCGTTCCATTGCCGAAGCCGACAAGTTCATTCAGTCGATGGAAAAAGAATCGGACT is a genomic window of Candidatus Nitrospira kreftii containing:
- a CDS encoding DNA repair protein, with translation MLRVVLAIMLLWIPLSLSSCDKAYIATMEKMGYAKRDILSSRVKSARDAQEDAKQEIQTTLEQFGKVVSYEGGDLEDTYKKLSGELETSEDSAEAVNKRIQDVESVADALFSEWEQELGQYSSVDLRRKSQAKLTQTKSRYKDMLAAMKRAEQRIEPVLKPLRDQVLYLKHNLNARALAAIKGELVKVDAQVDQLVKDMNRSIAEADKFIQSMEKESD